The sequence TTTTGAGAAGCCGACCTCCACGACGACTCACTTTCGGCTTTCAtacatattttagtatttagtgGATGCGCCATGTGACTCATGCACCTTAATTCAGCAATaatatatcttttttttaatacaattaTCGACATTGATCTGATGATAGCCTTTTTTCTTGGTGTTCCCTTCCAGTACATCGACTCTCGACGAAAGCACAATATCAGGTTATAAACCCAAGAGTTGGGACGGGATCATAATTTTAAAGTTACCCGAACTAGCtagattttttaacaaaaaacaaaataatacgtGACAATTGAAATTATAAGTAATATTTGTTCATTgtagtttcaaaaaaaataataataataaatgataaCTGAAATCATAAGTAAGATATTTGTTCATtgtaatttcaaaaaatttctcaTTTACACAATCTTCAATATTTTTGCTATAGAAATCAACAAAAACTTTGACAAAAAACATCATAAAACAGATCCTACAACTTACTTGCGGACATGTATAATATTATAAACATTAAAGTTTTCCAAGAACCAAactataaaacaaaaaaaatatcataaagcAGATGAGTGGTTGGGGGATTTTAGTACACAAGTGAATGAGGAAATCAATATTGAAGTTGctgaagaaagaaaaaaagatctTGTTAGGGATATATAGATGGAATTGTAGTAGAAAACTCTCTCTTTTTAAGCTTGTTTTTTTATATAGGTTAAGCTATACtccaattatttttaaaaattagacCACCGGGAAATTTACAAATTGGGttaaaattaatacataaaaaaaattgagctaAAATTAATACATAAAAATCGATCACCCGCGCTACAGCCAATATGGCCTTAGGTGTTCCACTTACACTCCAAAGACTTCCCTCTTCAGTGTTGTAATTTTTTCAAGCATATGAGTTACTATTTGTTGGAACAACGAAACCCGATATCTGATATTGTCCATTTTGAGTATAAGTTTTCATGATTTTGCTTTTAAAACCATCCAAAAAATCTCGTACCAATGAATATCATTCCATATATTAACCCATTATCTTTCCTTgattttttaatgtaaaactTTGGTTGACAATCCAATATTCGATACAAAACATTTGTAACATCGTCGTATTTTAACAATTAGGTTCTTGTGTCGTGAACTCACCCTTCTCATaatactcacgagtatatttcGTTGGAGTATCAATAAGGGGCCCGGTCACATAAGATTCTTTCATGATTATATATAAAGTTTTaaagttattatatatatatatatatatatatatatatattttgtttttggaGAAGTGACAGGCCTACTCATGAACTTCATGTACTCTTGATCGTGCAAAATGTCTTCACATTACTGGCCGCAAAATAAATGGGATATCCTGTTTATCAACAGTGATCACCACTACGTTTAAATGGAAACCAAGATTTTCAAGAACTGGCACACTTGTGCATTTTGGTGTATTTAAATGCTTTGCTTCGAGTTAGTGCTGAGTTCCAATATGGCTTCTCATTGGGTTTGTGTCATTCTTTTCTTTGTAACATACCAACTTTCTTGCTTTGCTGCCGACGGTGCAGTTTCCAGcaatgtgagttcttatttctTGAGAAAAAATTGATGCACGTCTTTTTCTATGATGCCTTAGATAATATTGGTAAAAAAACCATTTGGAATTCTGGATTCATCAGTTCTTCAAACGATTGTGGATATGAATTGGTCGATAACATAGGCCATCAAGTCGATTTTCGTGTACGAAGATGTTGTAATTCGAGGTCGAGGATTGAGAATTTCTTTGGTTGATTATGTGTAGGTTCACATTGTTTATATGGGAGATAGGCAACATGATGAGCCTCACCTTGTTGAAAATTCTCACCATGAGCTTCTCTCAGGCATTCTTGAAAGGTATATATAATCATTTGATATGTTACATTTGATTTCCAAGAAAAGTTTGAAATTGATAACAGTGATGTTTGCATTTAAATTTGTAACTTCAATTTCTAAATGTCATTCAACTTCAGGTAGTTTTAGGAAAGATGTGTTCAGCTACACAAATTAAGGGGCCGGGGAGTTCATTAATTCCCTGTGATATACATATAGATATCGATCATAATCTTAATTTTACAGAGATTCtgattctttttttatttttgttatttttttgtaGCAAAGAAGCTGCAAGTGAATCAATTTTGTACAGCTACAAACATGGATTCTCTGGTTTTGCTGCGGTCTTGACTCCGTCCCAGGCCAAAACTATTGCAGGTTTTCGGGATTTCTAGTTTAAATTTGTAGAGTTCCATGCCTTTTTTTGTACTTCTTTGACTACCATTTATGGAATTTATGAGTTATAGGTATGCCTGGTGTTGTTAGTGTCATTGCTAATAGAATTCTTCGTCTTCACACGACTCGGAGTTGGGATTTTCTGCACGTTAATCATTTAAGTGATGGGATTCTAGTAAAAGCTGGATCAGGGAGTGAATCTATCATTGGTGTTCTTGATTCTGGTAAGGAAGAATGagtaaaattttgtgaaatgttTAAGAAATAAGTTTGATTCGTTAGTTACTTTAGAGCAGGAATATGGCCTGAGTCTGAGAGCTTTAAAGACGATGAAATGGAACCGGTTCCATCGCGTTGGAAAGGCACGTGTGAGGTAGGGGAAGAGTTTGATCATTCGAATTGTAACAGGTAAATCTTTTTGTCTAAAACAGATGAAGGATTCATTTGCCTGAATAATCATTGACTCAGTGAAGATTGGAATTTGAAACATGATGTCTATTCACAGGAAACTCATTGGTGCCCGTTGGTATGTTAAAGGTTACAAAGCCGAATTCGGAGAGCTGATCACAGAAAATGGCACTGAGTTTATGTCCACTCGAGATGCATCAGGCCATGGGACTCACACATCATCCACTGCAGCTGGTTCTTTGGTAAAAAACGCGAGTTTTTTGGGATTGGGACAAGGGATGGCTAGAGGTGGCGCCCCTTCTGCTCGGTTGGCTATATACAAAGTGTGTTGGGCGACGGGTGGATGCAGCTCTGCTGATCTTCTTGCTGCACTGGACGATGCAATACATGATGGAGTGGATGTTATATCGATGTCTTTGGGTTTAGTGGCACCCCTTTCGAGTTACTTTGATGATGTTGTGTCAATAGGCTCATTCCATGCTGTGGCCAGTGGGATTCCTGTCATCTGCTCGGGTGGAAATGGCGGTCCATTTCCTGAGACGGTTGTGAATACTGCTCCATGGATTACAACAGTTGCTGCAAGCACCATTGATAGAGCTTTTCCAGTAGCATTAACCATCGGAAACAATCAAACATTTGTGGTACTAATTCCACTTGTTTATAGATTTACCTGTTGTCACAAGTGACAAGTACATCTACACTTCAAAAGATACTGTTTTTATAAGCTTTTAAGATTTGTTCCAAAAGGGCTAATTCCTTGCACTTTTATACAGGGTCAATCTTTGTTCATAAGCAAGGATCTCGACAAGTTCTATCCTATCGTGTATGGTGAAGATATTGCAGCAACCGGTGCTGATGAAGATGACGCgaggtaaaatattttaaattgagttgCATGTATCGAATAGAGTGAATGGTTTTATCATAATCATCATCATTCATTTCTTTAACAGAAGTTGCGCTTCTGGATCGTTGAATGCAACTCTAGCTAAGGGAAAAGTCATTCTTTGTTTTGAAACACGAAGCCAAAGGTTTGTTTCCACTGCTGAAAGCTCTGTACATGACGTCGAGGGCGTTGGGCTCGTCTTTGCACGGTTTCTGACTAAAGATGTGAACTTGTGCTTGGAAGTTCCTTGTGCCCAAGTGGACTTCACAACAGGAACATCCATACTCTCCTACATAGCATCAACTAGGTAACAACCTTATTTTCGACGACTCTTTAATCCTCCTCCTGTTCACAAATAAAAGAAGATCACTTTCAATCTTGAAACAGCAATCCTGTTATAAAATATAATGTTCCAAAGACAGCAGTAGGGCAGCAGGTTTCCCCTAATGTTGCACTCTTTTCTTCTAGAGGGCCAAGTTCTCTCTCCCCTTCTGTGCTTAAGGTAACAAAAAAAAACGTCTCATTTCGACTTTTTCGTGCAAAACTATGTCACACATTTTGAGGTTGAAGTCTAATATCCAACAGCCTGACATCGCTGCTCCCGGAGTCAACATTCTCGCCTCATGGTCTGCTGCTCAAGCAGCTCAACCATATGATGACTCCCAGAAATCCGAACTTTCTCCGTTTCACTTCAAATTCGAATCGGGAACTTCCATGGCCTGCCCTCATGTATCTGCCATTGTGGCTCTTATTAAGGCTATCCATCCTAAATGGAGTCCTGCTGCAATTAAGTCGGCCCTCGTCACAACAGGTGAAGGAGATACAAAGCAAGAACTCTTATAACTACTTTGATCTTTATGTTGAGGCCATATATGATTTAATGGTTAAATTGTCATGTACTTGTTTATGAAAGATCAGTAACTTATGCCTTTGAGAGACAGCTTTTTGTATCAAATATCAATGTTTCTGTAGGGATAACATTTCCCATTACAAGCATTTTTTTCCCAGTTCTTTCTTTACTAATTCTTGAACCAACTTATGTGATCTTTGCCATTTTTTTCTGCACATGTAACAGCCTCGTTGACCGATGAATATGGCCGGCCAGCGGTTGCGGAAGGATCTCCATACAAACAAGCCGACCCCTTCGACTATGGCGGTGGCCATATCGATCCCAACAAAGCCATCGACCCCGGTCTAGTATATGACACAGACATGGATGATTACACTCATTTCCTATGTGCCATGGGCTATAATGCCTCATCAATGACCTTATTCACAAGAACCAAAACCGATTGCACGAAAACGACTAACTTCCTGGCGAACTTTAATCAGCCTTCTATCACCATTCCTGAACTGAAAAGGGTTGTCACGGTATCCAGAACCGTGACGAATGTCGGCCCGGATTCGTCGGTCTACTTTGCTAGGATCAAGGCTCCTCCAGGTACACATGTTAAAGTGGAACCTGGGATTCTTTCTTTTAGTTCAAGAGTGAACAAGATTCAGTTTAAGGTGACATTTTGGTCTAATTTGAGAGTTCAAGGAGTCTACTCGTTTGGAAGTTTGGTTTGGGATGATGGATGCCATCATGTTAGGATTCCCATGAGTGTTCGATCGGTTCTTGAAGAGTAttgatttatgttattttgcCAACTCATATCTCTCTCTTAATCTAAGCATTTTAATTTGAAAGAGTTTGATACTACTCCATTCATACGTTCCGCGATTTTGTACAAAGAAGTTGtagttttaaaaaaagttttgtACAATATTCCTATCAAATCtcgaaatttttaaaagtcTCAGATGACTATTAATTTATCGTATTTTCATGacacatatttttaaaaacacaTACAAAGAAAGATGTGTGCTCAATATTTGAAAACATAAGAATCCAATTTTTTTCATGctgtttttaaaagtttttaacaATCCCAGTTTCACAATAATAGTAAATAAGTTCGGTCTTTTGAgtattttcattaaaaaaacaaatttttttttgaataaatgttaaaaaatacttttatctttatttttaaataaaagaagATAGAAGCTAAACTTCACAATTAGAAATTTGACTTTCAAATGCTATGGCTATGTTTGGTAGCTTTATTAATAATCTATATACAAATTTATTCTTTCTAATCatacgttcttctcatcatattatttatccatttattaattataattttgcatcaatcaaatcattaattatttatcatacatcaatcaaatcattgaatttaaattaatatattaccccttataaataatattatttatattttatttattttttaaaaggaaaaaatagtaatttataatttttatataaaatttaatcaatcaaatcaaatcaactataatctatcaatcaaatcaaatattttatccaatatcatttcttatttattttttattacaatacattatttatctatatattatttatctcatcatcCGTACCAAACATACcctatatattaaataatatatatataatatatataattacgaTGTGAAATTGAATGACTCCTAGACTTGTTCAATCTCAAAGGTCAAAGCAAATCCTTGAAAAAATTAATGCAGGCATTTGGTTGACAGACGACAATTTTATAGTTTGTATAGATACAAATAGaactaaaattaaaagttacaaTAAAAGAGGTCCTCTGAATTTCCTAACccatttccaattaaattttttacattaaaatggtgaaatttatgcataaaaatatttcttattattttaatcACAATTTAAGTTTCATTTGTCTAAATAATTAATCCTGTAATTTTATATACAATTGTctgtataaataaattaattccaTGGAATTATATTTTAATCAAGTCATattaaattgaataaaatataaaaattaaaatcaatcgCACCAACACCAATTAGTGCATGCATACTATATATAGAATCTTCTTTCGATTTCAAGCGCATATCTTTCAGGCTGCGCTTGGTAGGTGTGATGGGATAAATAAAAAAGATGGTGAGAGGGGGATTATTTATTGGATTGTAATGATAATTACAGATGATGATAAAAATCGAATATGTTTGGTATGTTGTTTATTTGAGTGATAAAAAGAAGTAAATGTTATTATATGACAAAAATACCTTGTCCTTCAAATCCATATTACCATCCGCCCACAACCTAGTTCCAATAACTCGATCCACCCACAACCTAGTTCCTCTTCCTTGGGCAGCTCTAGTTGAAAGCTTCGATCATGGAGAGGTAAAATTATTCCCTGTACCTAATTTCTTTTCATGTAAATTCTACATCTAATTATTTCTCAAAAAGTTTTGTAATATCTTCATCTACTTTTCAGACCTTCAAATTCGTGAGAAAAGTTTCGTTCAATGTTGCGACGCCAAGTGAAATATCTCTCACAAGCAACTGCACAAAAGGTTTCTCACTGGGTTGACCTCCGAATCCGGCCATGGTGAAGGTTACCCATCTCTTGTTTATGCCTCCAAACATGATATTTGAGCTTTCTGATTTTTACAACTATTTTGTTGTTAATCACAGTAATCACTCGTTCGAAAATAGGCTTTTAATTTATGAAGTCAATTTCAAACAAAAAATGGGTACTCTACGATGATGTATATTTTGACTTATCTAATCACCACTTCATTAATCTCCTATTGTAGCCTAGAGCGTATGTTGTTTACGAGGGTAAAAAACCGGGAGTGTACGACCAATGGTCCGAAGCAAGTGCCCAAGTTACTGGCGTCCCGAACTCTTGTCACAAAGGATTCGACAGTAAGAGAGAGGCAGAGGCTGCGTTTGAGTCCTTCCGAAAGCTTTCGTTTGATTCTCCTCCTTCTCAACAGCATCAAGGTTCCACGTCCACTCCATCTGCAGGTTCTAATGATGATGTGCTCCGTAGTAGGACATTAGCTCGACTACTTCAGGAGCAATCTGATCTAGCTCGTGAAATTGCAAGTAGATCATTCAAAATGGAAAAACTATGCGCCGAGATCAGAGCATTATTGCAAGAAATGCGGGGAAATTAGACAAATTAGATTCTTGTACTGCTTGGCTGTTGCGTTTTGAGTAGCTATGACTACATTTTTAGTACTTGTTTCCTAACTTTGTTTATATTGTTCTTATCACTTTCGATGTATGCGCAGCCTTATGTGTTTATCCTTTGAAGCTAATATAATGTTTCTGATCTTCTTAAATATTGTGTTTTCCATACACTTTCGATGTATTATGTTCTTAAGTTTGCAGGTATCGATTGCAGCTTCCGTAATATTCTTCTGTAAATTATTTTGAGTGTATGATCATGTCTGATAGTTTGAAAAGGGGATTTAATGGAGAAAGTGCATTTCATAGGTAATGTTTTTTATGGTTAAATTTCAGTTTCCATACTTTCAATTATTTCTTGGTCACAATGAAGTAGTAACTGTTTGGTATTATTAGATTTCGAGTCATTTAATTCAACTCAACCACCAAGTTTAGTATGCGTCTGTGTCAAAGAAGATTTGTATATCTTAAGAGCATGTTCATCCTCAGAAATTTACTTTTCAACACTGTTGCACAGACATGTATTAAATGCTTGTAGTTAGGCTgtagaaaaaatatttattacattCTCTTTAAATACTCTGTTGTGCCTCTAATGTCTACTACTATAAATAACATTCCAACAGTCTGCTTCTATTTCGTGTTCTTGTTTAATCTACATGTCTGTGCATATGAAAATGGGTTCCGAGGAGACTGTCACAAGCAACTATCATGTACCAGTGGTTGATCTTTGCTCTGATGATGAAATAGAGGTGATTGAAGTTGTTGGGAACTCTAGCAAACAAAAGAAGTCTGTGATCCTGCTGCAGTCTCCATCAAGCGAACATAAGTGTGTTAAGAAACTTAAGCTCTGTCATCCTAACAATGCTGCATATGAAGAATTTAAGGAGGGTAGTAGCACTTGCAAACGCAAACTTCAATATCACGGCCCGGAACAACAGAAGAAGCTGGATAAAGATGAAGATGCATCAGTAATTGTGATCAAGCTTGACACTACCGAAGAAATTAGTGGCTAAGTTCTATGATGTTTATGCATAAAAATCTCGTGCCCCACCCTTTTGAACTTGTGTCAGTGTGCTAGATATTACACAAACTTTTGGGATGCATTATGTGGGGCAGGAGTTATATTATCGTACTTGTCGTCCGAAAAGATCTGTTGTAGCTTGTTTCTATATGTATGTGCAAGTTGTGTGTTATTGTGTACTACTATTTTCTATGTTATGAAAAGTTGTGTTTGCTTTATAAATATGCTAGGCTTAttgttttacaaaaaaattgatGCACTAGTAACTCTTCATTAATGGTACGAGGGACATGTCGTAATCCCCACTAGAAGTTTAATTGTTAAACCTAATATTATATACATAGCTATTCTggtaaaaaaattatgtatatatgCCCGATCGGAGAAAATGATGCATCTTATATTCAGCAAGTGGTAATAAGTATATGTCCATGCACGATTACATGAACTCAAGCATCTTCTAATCTGGTAAAAAATTTATGTCCATGCACGATCACATGAACTAAAATTCCCTACTAAATGCCACATGTATGCAAACCACAAGCTACGATTctatttattttaaacaaagaaacaaattcATGTATGAAATGACAGAAACAACTCAAATACTTGAATCAGGAAAGATTGAATTCTGCCAGGGGTAGAACCCAAAGTACATAGTTCAACCATGGTGTCTATAATATATCCAAAACACGACACCAAACAACATAATTATACCAGCGCATAAGTACGGCTACTGAGTAAATCAACCAAAAGACATGACAAACATACCCACATATATAAGTCCGCAAAATGTGCAGCACGGTACTGCCATTCACACATCCATCCAAAAATGTGAGAGTAGCCTTTTTGCACAACGCTTACTCCTCATCTAACAAGCGTTTGACCAAACACATTCTTCCTTTCTCACCTAGACGCTTGAACAACGCCAAGTCATCATGATTGCGAAACAATAGTCGGGAAGCCCGCATTTGCTCATCCTCTGACAGCTCAATCATCTGTTGGACACCTTCAAAGACTACATCCTGCGCATCGGAGATCTTGTCTTCGACAGCCATTTGTTTCACCAGATCCCCCATTGTGTCCTTCGTAATGTTAGCCAAGTTGTTAATTGCGGTAACAATAGAGTCGTCCAGTTCCACAACTTTCTTTCGCTTCCTGTTCTTTGTGGATGAATGAGGGCAAGGTTTAGATGATGGAGTCTCCGCTTCGGAGATGGAGTCTGCCGAAGCTTCAAAGTACTGAAAATGTTCATTATCAGCATTCAACGAATCAATGGGTATGCTATTGGTTTCAAGTCGGAGGACATCCTGTAACAGTTGATTGAAATTCTTTGATGTATCCCCTCCTGCCCGGTCATTACCAAATATCTCGCACCAATCGTTGTAATACGTCCATTGCTTGTGCCTCATGGAGCGTATAGATGCATCGTCCTACAACATATGATCATGTCATGTCCACTAAAATTATGTATTGAAAGTACCAAGCATTAAAAAACCAAGTACCTTAATAAGTGCTTCCCAAGTCTCATCGGTTGCATCTATCGTCTTTTCAATATCATTCCATCCTGTACCACTGCGACCCAGAATAGTGACTAAAGTACCATAAGCTTTCTTCCACACATGCACTTTGGAGTTGATATGTGGATTCCCGCGCAAATCACAACCTGGAAGTGATTCTTTCATAGCAGATTCCAACACATTCAAATATCCTGCTTTAAACCCATTTTCACTTTTCCATCCCTTAGTCACCACGTCTTTCAAAGACTGGATCAGGACATCCTCTTCACGTGAAGTCCAACTCCTTCTTGTCTTCTCGATTTTTTTAGATCTCCCAACAAAACTTCCAGAACTTGCACCACTGTCCATGCTCACAATCGTTGGTATCACACCTGCACCCAAAATCAAAAACGACATGTGAGTGATTATATTCATCAGAATTACAAATGTCATTGGATATAAAAAGGATCTTCATATAACAAATATCATGGTCAACATTACGAATTACAAAAAAAAGACGCAGTAGTAATATTCAAACACAATAACAATGGATAGAATAAGTACAACTCGCAATGTCAGAAGAAAAGATttgacataacaaactcatcacaGTACTAGATTCTCAAACTAAAATACAAAGAAAGCCGCTTTATTGGTTTGTGTTCCACATGTTCAATGCAAATTCGTTTCTCCAAGCTTCCCAATTGTCCGAAGACTGGATACTATTTATGATCTCAATTTCTGGGTTATCAACCGGGCTGCCCACTTCTTGTTCTACTTCTTCAACAGGATCGTCATCCATTTGTGAGCGAATAAAGTTATGAAGTAGGATACAACCTAGTATGATCATGTTCTGAACTGCTATCGGGTAAAAAGAAGGACTTCTAAGGATTGCCCATCTCTTTTTTAACAATCCAAAAGCGCGTTCGATGACGTTACGGGCTCGAGAGTGCCTCCAATTGAACAATTCCTTATAGTTTTCAGGTCTTGAAGCACGGCTGCCCCAAGCATCTCTATGGTACCTAACTCGACGATAAGGTGTCAAAAAGCCTTCGGTGTTTGCATATCCATTATCGCACAAATAATAACAACCTGAAACACAATGACAAAACTGATGTGGTTGAGAAGCTTTCAACAAGCAAGCAAGGATCTACATGTGATTTAGCATGACACTAACCTCTAGGAACCATGAAAGAGTCGTCTCGAGTCAATGCATCTCTTAAGACACGCGCATCTGCTGCTGAGCCCTCCCAACCAGTTAGAGCGTATACAAAGTTCATGTTCCGGTCGCATACAGCCATCACGTTTACTGCAATAGTACCCTTTCTGGTTCGGTATCTTGGCCTATCCCGAGCAGGTACGTGTACTGTGATATGTGTTCCATCTAACGCCCCAAGGCATCCCTGAAATTACTCGAAAATAACTATCACatcattatcatatatatagaatatttattagatttcaaaaaaataacataaatcatACGAAACTCATGT comes from Henckelia pumila isolate YLH828 chromosome 4, ASM3356847v2, whole genome shotgun sequence and encodes:
- the LOC140894467 gene encoding uncharacterized protein — protein: MVKPRAYVVYEGKKPGVYDQWSEASAQVTGVPNSCHKGFDSKREAEAAFESFRKLSFDSPPSQQHQGSTSTPSAGSNDDVLRSRTLARLLQEQSDLAREIASRSFKMEKLCAEIRALLQEMRGN
- the LOC140865075 gene encoding subtilisin-like protease SBT3.9, whose product is MLCFELVLSSNMASHWVCVILFFVTYQLSCFAADGAVSSNVHIVYMGDRQHDEPHLVENSHHELLSGILESKEAASESILYSYKHGFSGFAAVLTPSQAKTIAGMPGVVSVIANRILRLHTTRSWDFLHVNHLSDGILVKAGSGSESIIGVLDSGIWPESESFKDDEMEPVPSRWKGTCEVGEEFDHSNCNRKLIGARWYVKGYKAEFGELITENGTEFMSTRDASGHGTHTSSTAAGSLVKNASFLGLGQGMARGGAPSARLAIYKVCWATGGCSSADLLAALDDAIHDGVDVISMSLGLVAPLSSYFDDVVSIGSFHAVASGIPVICSGGNGGPFPETVVNTAPWITTVAASTIDRAFPVALTIGNNQTFVGQSLFISKDLDKFYPIVYGEDIAATGADEDDARSCASGSLNATLAKGKVILCFETRSQRFVSTAESSVHDVEGVGLVFARFLTKDVNLCLEVPCAQVDFTTGTSILSYIASTSNPVIKYNVPKTAVGQQVSPNVALFSSRGPSSLSPSVLKPDIAAPGVNILASWSAAQAAQPYDDSQKSELSPFHFKFESGTSMACPHVSAIVALIKAIHPKWSPAAIKSALVTTASLTDEYGRPAVAEGSPYKQADPFDYGGGHIDPNKAIDPGLVYDTDMDDYTHFLCAMGYNASSMTLFTRTKTDCTKTTNFLANFNQPSITIPELKRVVTVSRTVTNVGPDSSVYFARIKAPPGTHVKVEPGILSFSSRVNKIQFKVTFWSNLRVQGVYSFGSLVWDDGCHHVRIPMSVRSVLEEY